One window of the Janthinobacterium sp. PAMC25594 genome contains the following:
- a CDS encoding 4Fe-4S binding protein, which yields MRLVIACWLFLFILGQAWAGVLTKAELARRFPAPIVVGEKEADLPVWPLFRQNATATELVGYVFESVDLAPIPGFSGVPVNLLIAINPQGSFLDVSVLSQHEPVFLDGLGEAPLFQFVKQYQGLSLKQNIAIDAKKKRAPDATHADIDGVSKATASVRIINQSVLASALKVSRKKLGFAQGRDPDQIARIRMDVFEKRSAAQMLAQGLIQHVRLSNKDVETLFAGSNGAGLDAQAQREPDGVFIDLYLAYVSVPTVGRNLLTERSWNKLRNRLDEGDHAILVMSRGRYSVLGDDFVRGTVPDRLLLKQDGLPIDMRDLDLELTLSDAGPLPTENIAVFRVISQAGLDAASPLAFTMPITRNKGIVYPERIARNVDFSYRLPADFYSAPQGDDAGWRGTWKNRKAELLLLLAGLALLACALAWQKRLVRDGRQFVWFRRLFLLFTIAFIGYYAQGQLSIVNITGVIQALLAGRSLGFFLFDPMTVILWAFVLLSLLIWGRGTFCGWLCPFGALQEFTGKLGQWLRLPQWKIKPRLDGRLKWIKYGLLAAILGSSMFSSQITDKLVELEPFKTAITLNFVRAWPFVAYAVGLLLLSSVSYKFFCRYLCPFGAALALLGRFRLFNWIPRRKECGTPCQTCRHRCEYHAIAPSGKVDYGECFQCMDCVVIYASDEKCAPLMLEIKRARTIPIVRATAEESSNAA from the coding sequence ATGCGGTTAGTCATAGCTTGCTGGTTATTCCTGTTCATTCTGGGACAGGCGTGGGCGGGCGTGCTCACCAAGGCCGAGCTGGCACGGCGCTTTCCTGCTCCCATCGTCGTGGGCGAGAAGGAAGCCGATTTGCCCGTCTGGCCCTTGTTCCGGCAAAACGCCACGGCCACCGAACTGGTCGGCTACGTGTTTGAGTCGGTGGACCTGGCGCCGATTCCCGGCTTTTCCGGCGTTCCCGTCAATTTATTGATCGCCATCAATCCGCAGGGCAGTTTTCTCGACGTATCCGTCCTGTCGCAGCACGAACCCGTGTTTCTCGACGGCCTCGGTGAAGCACCGCTGTTTCAATTCGTCAAACAGTATCAGGGGCTGTCGCTGAAACAGAACATCGCCATCGATGCCAAGAAGAAACGCGCGCCAGATGCGACGCATGCCGATATCGACGGCGTGTCGAAGGCGACGGCCTCCGTGCGCATCATCAACCAGAGCGTGCTGGCCTCGGCCTTGAAAGTGTCGCGCAAAAAACTGGGTTTTGCGCAAGGACGCGACCCCGACCAGATCGCCCGCATCCGCATGGACGTGTTCGAGAAACGCAGCGCGGCGCAGATGCTGGCGCAAGGCTTGATTCAGCATGTACGCCTGAGCAATAAGGACGTGGAAACCCTGTTTGCCGGCAGCAATGGCGCGGGACTCGATGCGCAGGCCCAGCGCGAGCCGGACGGCGTGTTCATCGACCTGTACCTGGCCTATGTCTCCGTGCCCACGGTGGGACGCAATCTGTTGACGGAGCGCAGCTGGAACAAGCTGCGCAACCGACTCGACGAGGGCGACCACGCCATCCTCGTCATGTCGCGCGGGCGCTACAGTGTGCTGGGCGACGATTTCGTGCGCGGCACCGTGCCGGACCGGCTGTTGCTGAAGCAGGATGGCTTGCCCATCGACATGCGCGACCTGGACCTGGAATTGACGTTGTCTGATGCAGGACCGTTGCCGACGGAAAATATCGCTGTCTTTCGCGTCATCAGTCAGGCGGGGCTCGATGCGGCCAGCCCGCTGGCGTTCACCATGCCGATCACGCGCAACAAGGGCATCGTGTATCCGGAGCGCATCGCCCGCAACGTCGATTTCAGCTACCGCTTGCCGGCCGATTTTTATAGCGCGCCGCAAGGCGACGATGCCGGCTGGCGCGGCACGTGGAAGAACCGCAAGGCTGAGTTGCTGCTCTTGCTCGCCGGGCTGGCGCTGCTGGCTTGCGCTTTGGCCTGGCAGAAACGCCTGGTGCGCGATGGCCGGCAATTCGTGTGGTTCCGCCGCCTGTTCCTGTTGTTTACCATTGCGTTCATCGGCTACTACGCGCAGGGGCAGTTATCGATTGTCAATATCACGGGTGTCATCCAGGCGCTGCTGGCGGGCCGCAGCCTGGGCTTTTTCCTGTTCGATCCGATGACGGTGATCCTGTGGGCGTTCGTGCTGCTCAGCCTGCTGATCTGGGGGCGCGGCACATTTTGCGGCTGGCTGTGTCCGTTCGGCGCGCTACAGGAATTCACGGGCAAGCTGGGCCAGTGGCTGCGCTTGCCGCAGTGGAAGATCAAGCCGCGCCTGGACGGGCGCTTGAAATGGATCAAGTATGGCTTGCTGGCGGCCATTCTTGGCAGCAGCATGTTTTCCAGCCAGATCACGGACAAGCTGGTCGAGCTGGAGCCGTTCAAGACGGCGATTACCTTGAACTTCGTGCGCGCCTGGCCCTTCGTCGCCTATGCCGTGGGCTTGCTGCTGCTCAGCAGTGTTTCCTATAAATTCTTTTGCCGCTACCTGTGCCCGTTTGGCGCGGCGCTGGCGCTGCTGGGACGCTTTCGCCTGTTCAACTGGATTCCGCGCCGCAAGGAGTGCGGCACGCCCTGCCAGACCTGCCGCCACCGTTGCGAGTATCACGCCATCGCGCCGAGCGGGAAAGTTGATTACGGCGAGTGTTTCCAGTGCATGGATTGCGTGGTGATTTACGCCAGCGATGAAAAATGCGCACCCTTGATGCTGGAAATCAAGCGTGCCCGCACCATTCCCATCGTCCGGGCCACGGCAGAGGAGAGCAGCAATGCAGCGTAG
- a CDS encoding PQQ-dependent methanol/ethanol family dehydrogenase, giving the protein MGIVVGLSVASLVQAADVGNVTNAMLDNTAKNPASVLSFGMGTQGQRYSPLTQINDKTVAKLVPAWSFSFGGEKQRGQESQPLIHNGKMFVTASYSRIFAVDLKTGAKLWKYEHRLPDGIMPCCDVVNRGAALYGNLVIFGTLDAYLVALDQNTGKIVWKEKVDDYAAGYSMTAAPLIAEGLLLTGVSGGEFGIVGRVEARNPMTGELVWSRPTVEGHMGHRYDKDGKAIDNGISGTVNKTWPGDLWKTGGASTWMGGTYDPQTKLAYFGTGNPAPWNSHLRPGDNLYSSSTVALDVKTGQIKWAYQNTPNDAWDFDGANEFVTFDMDGKRYGGKADRNGFFYVIDANTGKLQNAFPFVKKITWASSIDLKTGRPNYIAAGRPGDPTKGEEGKKGTTVFAAPAFLGAKNQMPMAYSPQTKLFYVPANEWGMDIWNEPISYKKGGAFLGAGFTIRPLFDDYIGAMRAIDPKTGKIVWEIKNNAPLWGGVMSTAGNLVFYGTPEGFLKAVDAKTGKELWKFQTGSGVVAPPVTWQDGDTQYVAVVSGWGGAVPLWGGEVAKKVNFLEQGGSVWVFKLASK; this is encoded by the coding sequence CAATGACAAGACTGTGGCCAAGCTGGTGCCGGCCTGGTCGTTCTCGTTTGGCGGCGAAAAACAGCGGGGCCAGGAATCGCAGCCGTTGATTCATAACGGCAAGATGTTCGTCACGGCATCGTATTCGCGCATCTTTGCCGTCGACTTGAAAACGGGCGCCAAACTGTGGAAGTATGAGCATCGCTTGCCGGACGGTATCATGCCATGCTGCGACGTGGTCAACCGCGGCGCCGCCCTGTATGGCAACCTGGTGATTTTCGGCACGCTGGACGCCTATCTGGTGGCGCTGGACCAGAACACGGGCAAGATCGTCTGGAAGGAAAAGGTCGACGATTATGCGGCCGGTTACTCGATGACGGCGGCGCCGCTGATCGCCGAAGGCTTGCTGCTGACGGGCGTGTCGGGCGGGGAATTCGGCATCGTCGGCCGGGTCGAGGCGCGCAACCCGATGACGGGTGAGCTGGTATGGAGCCGTCCGACGGTAGAGGGCCATATGGGCCACCGCTACGACAAGGATGGCAAGGCCATCGACAATGGCATCTCGGGAACGGTGAACAAGACCTGGCCGGGCGACCTGTGGAAAACGGGCGGCGCCTCGACCTGGATGGGCGGCACCTACGATCCGCAAACCAAGCTGGCCTATTTCGGCACCGGCAACCCGGCGCCATGGAACAGCCATTTGCGTCCCGGCGACAATCTGTACTCGTCGTCCACCGTGGCGCTGGACGTGAAAACGGGCCAGATCAAGTGGGCCTATCAAAACACGCCCAACGATGCCTGGGATTTCGACGGCGCCAACGAGTTCGTCACCTTCGACATGGATGGCAAGCGTTACGGCGGCAAGGCCGACCGCAACGGTTTCTTTTATGTCATCGACGCCAACACGGGCAAGTTGCAGAACGCCTTTCCGTTTGTGAAAAAAATCACCTGGGCCAGCAGCATCGACCTGAAAACGGGACGGCCGAATTACATCGCCGCCGGCCGCCCAGGCGACCCGACCAAGGGAGAAGAAGGCAAGAAGGGCACGACCGTGTTTGCCGCGCCCGCTTTCCTCGGTGCAAAAAACCAGATGCCGATGGCGTACTCGCCGCAAACCAAGCTGTTCTATGTACCCGCGAATGAGTGGGGCATGGACATCTGGAACGAGCCGATCAGCTACAAGAAGGGCGGCGCCTTCCTCGGTGCGGGTTTTACCATCCGGCCTTTGTTTGACGACTACATCGGCGCCATGCGCGCCATCGATCCGAAGACGGGCAAGATCGTCTGGGAAATCAAGAACAACGCGCCGCTGTGGGGCGGCGTGATGAGTACGGCCGGCAATCTGGTGTTCTACGGCACGCCGGAAGGCTTCCTGAAAGCCGTCGATGCGAAGACAGGCAAGGAACTGTGGAAATTCCAGACGGGCTCCGGCGTCGTGGCGCCACCCGTCACCTGGCAGGATGGCGATACGCAATATGTAGCCGTCGTATCGGGCTGGGGTGGCGCCGTGCCACTGTGGGGTGGCGAAGTGGCGAAGAAGGTCAACTTCCTGGAACAGGGCGGTTCCGTGTGGGTCTTCAAGCTGGCATCGAAGTAA
- a CDS encoding porin, whose amino-acid sequence MTIAAMGQAQAVDIKAGDWTVSVGGIVNAYYTQVSCSGDAVGGLALGGQALGCGGEKDRTTIGNGLLPNGLITSASSRLGEYDVKALIGIYNSTATDSAISQNSVVDVRQAFFTFGNAEMGTFKLGRDYGIFGANAILSDMTLLGSGAPVQATQRGRVTLGHIGAGYTYLGNYGQIMYSSPKSGGFGVDVALVSPVSDTPIVAGSTYSSKSSPQVQAQVTYAQEGLKAWLGVKSQKFTSKTPGVDDLTMRGVEVGGSYQMGPAGVLLNFQGGKGLGILSDADQGDTKSKNWLLQGTYKTTDKLKLGLSYGISKNDDNTAGTGGLKSNANLTLGAYYSLNSAITLVGELGQTRSKGFTGGEAKMNGVSLGGIIFF is encoded by the coding sequence ATGACAATCGCAGCGATGGGGCAGGCACAAGCCGTCGATATCAAGGCGGGCGACTGGACCGTGTCGGTGGGCGGCATCGTCAACGCCTATTACACGCAAGTGTCCTGTTCGGGTGATGCGGTGGGCGGGCTGGCGCTGGGCGGCCAGGCGCTCGGTTGCGGCGGAGAAAAGGACCGCACCACGATCGGTAACGGCTTGCTGCCGAATGGCTTGATCACCTCGGCAAGCTCGCGGCTGGGTGAGTATGACGTGAAAGCCTTGATCGGCATCTATAACTCGACGGCCACGGACAGTGCCATCAGCCAGAACAGCGTGGTCGATGTGCGCCAGGCCTTCTTCACGTTCGGCAATGCGGAAATGGGCACCTTCAAGCTGGGCCGCGACTACGGCATCTTTGGCGCGAATGCGATCTTGTCCGACATGACCTTGCTGGGCTCGGGTGCACCCGTGCAGGCGACGCAACGGGGCCGGGTGACTCTGGGCCATATCGGCGCCGGTTACACGTATCTGGGCAACTATGGCCAAATCATGTACAGCTCGCCGAAGTCGGGCGGCTTTGGCGTCGATGTGGCGCTGGTCAGCCCCGTGTCCGACACGCCCATCGTGGCAGGCTCGACCTATTCTTCGAAATCGAGTCCGCAAGTGCAGGCGCAAGTGACGTATGCGCAGGAAGGCTTGAAAGCCTGGCTGGGCGTGAAGTCGCAAAAATTCACCTCGAAAACGCCAGGCGTGGATGACCTGACCATGCGCGGCGTGGAGGTGGGCGGCTCCTATCAGATGGGCCCGGCCGGCGTGCTGCTCAACTTCCAGGGTGGCAAAGGGCTGGGTATCTTGTCCGATGCGGATCAGGGCGATACCAAGTCGAAGAACTGGCTGCTGCAAGGCACATATAAAACGACGGACAAGCTGAAGCTGGGCTTGTCCTACGGCATCAGCAAGAACGACGACAACACGGCCGGCACGGGCGGCTTGAAGTCGAACGCCAACCTGACCCTCGGTGCGTACTACTCGCTCAACAGCGCGATCACCCTGGTGGGCGAACTGGGCCAGACGCGCTCGAAAGGCTTTACGGGCGGCGAAGCGAAGATGAATGGCGTGTCGCTGGGCGGCATCATTTTCTTCTAA
- a CDS encoding FAD:protein FMN transferase, which produces MQRRTFISSAIGSVAGMAGLSLPGSMARGTATASGVRPYQGAALAFGTTIAVTVLHHDQHQAELAIEDALHAARNIDRLMSIYSPASQVFQLNRDGRLARPDTQLLAVLAQAQALSQWSDGAFDITVQPLWQLFRAAADQASVPVDALRRAAQARVGWRQLAWDSREVRFLQSGMALTLNGLAQGYAADMALAAVQARGIRHALLDTGEFIARGQRSVRRPWTLGIQDPRDAEILAASLKVEGRSVATSGDYECTFTPDFVHHHIFDPSKGDSPGELASVTVLAPTGLLADGLSTTFMVTGAARAHAMAARMDGVDLMTIDKQGRRTMSPGFARLL; this is translated from the coding sequence ATGCAGCGTAGAACCTTTATTTCCTCAGCGATCGGCAGCGTGGCCGGTATGGCGGGCTTGTCCTTGCCTGGCAGCATGGCGCGCGGCACGGCCACGGCGTCCGGCGTGCGGCCTTATCAAGGCGCCGCGTTGGCGTTTGGCACGACGATCGCCGTCACCGTGTTGCACCACGATCAGCACCAAGCCGAACTGGCGATTGAAGACGCCTTGCATGCGGCCAGGAATATCGACCGGCTGATGAGCATTTACAGCCCGGCCAGCCAAGTCTTCCAGCTGAACCGTGATGGCCGCCTGGCCCGGCCGGACACGCAGCTGCTGGCCGTGCTGGCGCAGGCGCAAGCCTTGTCGCAATGGAGCGATGGGGCGTTTGATATCACCGTGCAACCTTTATGGCAGCTGTTTCGCGCGGCGGCAGACCAGGCAAGCGTGCCGGTGGACGCATTGCGTCGTGCGGCGCAGGCGCGGGTAGGCTGGCGGCAACTGGCGTGGGATAGCCGGGAAGTGCGTTTTCTTCAGTCCGGCATGGCGTTGACCTTGAATGGTCTGGCGCAAGGCTACGCGGCGGACATGGCGCTGGCGGCCGTGCAGGCACGCGGCATACGGCACGCGCTGCTCGACACGGGTGAGTTCATTGCGCGCGGACAGCGCTCCGTGCGCCGTCCGTGGACCCTGGGTATCCAGGACCCGCGCGACGCAGAAATCCTGGCGGCCAGCTTGAAAGTGGAGGGGCGCAGCGTGGCCACGTCGGGTGATTACGAATGCACGTTTACGCCGGACTTCGTGCATCACCACATCTTCGACCCTTCGAAAGGCGATTCGCCGGGCGAACTGGCCAGCGTGACCGTGCTGGCGCCCACGGGCTTGCTGGCCGATGGTTTGTCGACCACCTTCATGGTGACGGGGGCCGCGCGCGCGCATGCGATGGCCGCGCGCATGGACGGCGTCGACCTGATGACCATCGACAAGCAGGGCCGGCGCACGATGTCGCCCGGCTTTGCCCGCCTACTCTAG
- a CDS encoding sigma-54-dependent Fis family transcriptional regulator: MYQPSATYRSAPFSSIADANILPAGQDNVPVIIETSHQRSVAFGLSPTATPDFTPAGKSDLSLLIEQNRMLHTHALPAMETLYQQIVNTHNMVILTDANGVIVHSLGDDDFLEKANRVALQPGVAWSEQSRGTNAIGTAITEKVPTLVHADQHYLAANHFLTCSAAPITDHRGNVIGVLDVSSDQRSFHKHTMALVRMSALMIENQLFSATFEDAITVHFHARPEFIGTLMEGIASFTPGGRFLSANKNGLFQLGLSFAALQSHTFSSLFGLPVSALYEHYRTASPGLLNLCMHSGVRVYGRAQLRLSNSVFQHGFTASTDHSDINAVPAQVPAPASHAANAARRLSGLRYLRTGDPQLELVIEKVNKVLGRDIPILVMGETGTGKELLAQAIHNDSPRAMGPFIAVNCASIPETLIESELFGYEDGAFTGARKKGAIGKILQANGGTLFLDEIGDMPFGLQARLLRVLQERMVTPLGSSKSITVNVELICATNHNLRERMAKGLFREDLYYRLNGLVVKLPPLRERTDLDTVVKKILATEAPDTRYTVAPDILRLFHQHKWPGNFRQLTNLLRTAIVMAGDEHEICLRHMPDDFLDDIEMTQATAASASTDRMIAAGANLEEMEQSAILKSLDAHGGNVSATARALGVSRNTIYRKVPHLK, encoded by the coding sequence ATGTATCAACCGTCAGCTACTTACCGTAGCGCACCGTTTTCGTCCATCGCGGACGCGAACATTTTGCCGGCAGGACAGGACAACGTCCCCGTCATCATCGAAACGTCGCATCAGCGCTCAGTCGCCTTTGGCCTGTCGCCCACGGCCACGCCCGACTTTACGCCGGCCGGCAAATCCGACCTGTCGCTGCTGATCGAGCAAAACCGCATGCTGCACACGCATGCGCTGCCCGCCATGGAAACCCTGTACCAGCAAATCGTCAACACGCACAATATGGTGATTTTGACGGATGCCAATGGCGTGATCGTGCATTCGCTGGGCGACGATGATTTCCTGGAGAAAGCCAACCGCGTGGCCCTGCAGCCGGGCGTGGCATGGTCGGAACAAAGCCGCGGCACGAATGCCATCGGCACGGCCATCACGGAGAAAGTACCGACCCTGGTCCATGCGGACCAGCATTACCTGGCCGCCAATCACTTCCTGACTTGCTCCGCGGCACCGATCACCGATCACCGGGGCAATGTCATCGGCGTGCTGGACGTGTCCAGCGATCAGCGCAGCTTTCACAAGCATACGATGGCCCTGGTGCGCATGTCGGCGCTGATGATCGAGAATCAGCTGTTTTCCGCCACCTTCGAGGACGCCATCACCGTGCACTTCCACGCGCGTCCCGAATTCATCGGCACCTTGATGGAAGGCATCGCCTCATTCACGCCGGGCGGACGGTTTTTATCCGCCAATAAAAACGGTTTGTTCCAGCTGGGCCTGTCATTCGCCGCGCTGCAGTCGCATACCTTCAGTTCACTGTTCGGCTTGCCCGTGTCTGCCCTGTACGAACATTACCGAACGGCCTCACCCGGTTTGCTGAACCTGTGCATGCACAGCGGCGTACGCGTGTATGGGCGCGCGCAGTTGCGCTTGTCCAATAGCGTCTTCCAGCACGGCTTTACTGCCAGCACCGACCATAGCGATATCAACGCCGTGCCGGCCCAGGTTCCCGCGCCTGCCAGCCATGCGGCCAACGCGGCGCGCCGCCTGTCCGGCCTGCGCTACTTGCGCACGGGCGATCCGCAACTGGAACTGGTGATCGAAAAGGTCAACAAGGTATTGGGGCGCGATATTCCCATCCTCGTCATGGGAGAGACAGGCACCGGCAAGGAATTGCTGGCGCAAGCCATCCATAACGACTCGCCACGGGCCATGGGACCGTTTATTGCGGTCAATTGTGCGTCCATCCCGGAAACCCTGATCGAGTCTGAACTGTTCGGCTATGAAGACGGGGCATTTACAGGTGCGCGCAAGAAAGGGGCCATCGGCAAGATTTTGCAAGCGAATGGCGGCACCCTGTTCCTTGATGAAATCGGCGACATGCCCTTCGGCTTGCAGGCGCGGCTGTTGCGCGTGCTGCAGGAACGCATGGTCACCCCGCTGGGCAGCAGCAAATCGATCACCGTCAATGTGGAACTCATTTGCGCCACGAATCACAACTTGCGCGAACGCATGGCCAAGGGACTGTTTCGCGAAGACTTGTATTACCGCCTGAATGGCCTGGTGGTCAAACTGCCGCCGCTGCGCGAGCGCACGGACCTGGACACGGTCGTGAAGAAAATCCTTGCAACGGAAGCGCCCGACACGCGCTATACGGTGGCGCCGGACATCCTGCGCCTGTTCCACCAGCATAAATGGCCGGGCAATTTCCGCCAGTTGACGAACCTGTTGCGCACGGCCATCGTCATGGCCGGCGACGAGCATGAAATCTGCTTGCGCCATATGCCCGATGATTTCCTCGACGATATTGAGATGACGCAAGCGACTGCCGCCAGCGCCAGCACGGACCGCATGATCGCCGCCGGCGCCAACCTGGAAGAGATGGAGCAAAGCGCGATCCTCAAGTCGCTCGATGCCCACGGCGGCAACGTCTCGGCCACGGCGCGGGCCCTGGGCGTGTCGCGCAATACGATCTATCGCAAGGTGCCGCATTTGAAATAG